From the Helianthus annuus cultivar XRQ/B chromosome 17, HanXRQr2.0-SUNRISE, whole genome shotgun sequence genome, the window atgcaatggcgttttattagtttacatgcaatggcgttttattatTGTTTCAGTTCTCATGGCGTTTTCATATGCAGATACTCTATGGTATTTGTACCATTCACTGGTATAGACAATCATCACGGAAATGTTACATTTGGTGCAGCATTATTGGCGTCAGAAACTGCTGATACGTATATTTGGTTGTTGAGAGTTTTTCTAAAAGCTGTTGGTtctcaaccaaaagttgttgtcactGACCAAGATCCAGCAATGAAGAAGGCTATTTCTGTTGTATTTGTTGACACGAGGAATCGGTTATGCATGTGGCATGTGATGCATAAACTTTCTCTGAAGGTTGTTATGCTTTTTCACCTTTGGCGTTTTAGGATACACTGTGTTTTAAAATACATGGTGTTCTTTACcttgttagtgtttttttaattaagttttgtCTTTGTGTTTTTTTATGCATGGCGTTTTCGTGTTATACATAGGTTGGTGTTAGACTATGCAATTCCACCAATTTTAAAGAATGTATTTGTGGTGTTGTGTGGACGGATATTCTCACACCTGAAGAGTTTGAATCAGAATGGGAAGCGGTTATCGCAGAGTTCAATTTAGCAGATAATGACTGGCTATCTGATATTTTTGCACTTAGGGAATCTCGGATCCCTGCATACTATAGAATAGAGGAGATGTTTGGTCTTATGCGAACGGCATCGAGGTCGGAGAATGAGAATCATTTTTTTGGTCAAGTGTGCAATTCGAAAGCTACTCTTGTTGAGTTCATGACGCATTACGAGACTGCAATAGAAGCACAGCGTCACACACACCGGAAAAATGATCATGAATCTCGATACAAAAGACCCCAATTGAAGAGTAATTACCAATTGTTGGAAGGGCAAGCTGTTGACATATACACAAAAAGTATTTTTTGTGACGTTCAAGCTGAGCTTATTGGAGTTGCGGATTGCATAAATCAACGTTACGAAGATCAGCCTGATGGGTTTGTTAATTTTTACATAAATGACTTTCAACAGCCTTGTACATCTTTATTTGAGGTAAATAATGGCGTTttggtttttatggcgttttctgttaatggcgttttatcatatccaatgtgttttttttatttttttagagaaACATTCTATGCATGGCGTTATAGAGatattgtttttggcgtttttcaggTAATGTTCCGTAAGTCTGATTGCACATGCAGTTGCTCATGCAGGCGTTTTGAACAGTTTGGTTTGCTATGTAGACATATATTCTATGTTTTGAGAATTATGGACATTAgggaatttccaaaacaatacattCTGAATAGATGGCGCAAAGAGGCTTCCCAAACTGCTCTCCTGAATACTCCATTGGTCGTGAATATATGGCCGAGCTTGATCCTGATGTGCAAAGTATGATGCGAGATATTATTTTTTCAACGGAATATACTTTGAACCGTTTATCTGGTAATAAAGATGAGCTATCCTTGTACAAGGATCTTGTTCAATCTTATATGAAGAAGGTTCAAGATATGCAGATTGTTGCTCCTCCAGCTAGTACTAGGGATAGATTTTCCGAGATAACCGGTcaatataaaaacaaaaagaatccGATAAGAGTCCCTATTGGGTATAAATCCAAAGGTTCTAGTTCTCGGAAGCGCCTGAAATCTAAACAAGAGATAGCAATCGACAAAAAGAAATCAAAGTCGAAACCCGGGGCCAAAGAAAGACAATGTCAGAACTGCAAAGGCTATGGACACTACGCATCGACATGCAAACAGGCCGTAATTAAAAGAAGATCGACAAGGTCTTCGAGAGCTAGTGCAgagtagtttggcgttttatatattTCAATCCTATAGAACACAGACAGATCTCAGTTTGGTGTttttgttagtgcatgcatctgtctacttcatcttgtatcgagtcttagactagatatgttagatcagggcacgttgtacgagaaaataggagattaGGTTGAGTttgaagctgatttcgcttgaagaggctgattccacttgaaatgacaagtatcactttcaagcgaaatcacatgtaatagatttcgcttgaaacacacttagtcactttcaagcg encodes:
- the LOC110925050 gene encoding protein FAR1-RELATED SEQUENCE 2-like, whose product is MDMVFSSLDDCYSMYVKYAKECGFSVRKGTTKTNSKGVLHIKYYLCTRTGLYKDKKVDTLDPNQKERVLRSNFSKRTDCGELLCVLFEAGSWKVYKFVEEHNHDLVERPDKHFLPTERHLTQLQKHVIHNMSKLNLGPVKAFNVMKTCFGGFEDVGASKVEFKKYKRYSMVFVPFTGIDNHHGNVTFGAALLASETADTYIWLLRVFLKAVGSQPKVVVTDQDPAMKKAISVVFVDTRNRLCMWHVMHKLSLKVGVRLCNSTNFKECICGVVWTDILTPEEFESEWEAVIAEFNLADNDWLSDIFALRESRIPAYYRIEEMFGLMRTASRSENENHFFGQVCNSKATLVEFMTHYETAIEAQRHTHRKNDHESRYKRPQLKSNYQLLEGQAVDIYTKSIFCDVQAELIGVADCINQRYEDQPDGFVNFYINDFQQPCTSLFERNILCMAL